Proteins encoded by one window of Lathyrus oleraceus cultivar Zhongwan6 chromosome 1, CAAS_Psat_ZW6_1.0, whole genome shotgun sequence:
- the LOC127115244 gene encoding protein MAIN-LIKE 1-like, which produces MPNAFVERCHSKTSSFHLPHGEMSITLDDVSHLLHLPIGERFLDNGRITKDEAIEIVVEYLGADPEKAMNEVDRSRGAHARFEFLRNIYETEIQRAEQDDGDAEQVMVHKSHALRAYLLFFVGTLIFMDKSATYTDIVYL; this is translated from the coding sequence ATGCCTAATGCATTCGTGGAGAGATGTCACTCTAAGACCTCGTCATTTCATCTCCCACAtggtgagatgtctatcacaTTAGATGATGTCTCACATTTGTTACATCTTCCGATCGGGGAGAGATTCCTCGATAATGGGAGGATTACCAAAGACGAGGCAATTGAGATAGTGGTAGAGTATCTAGGGGCTGATCCAGAGAAGGCGATGAATGAGGTGGATAGGAGTAGGGGTGCTCATGCTAGATTTGAGTTCCTGAGGAACATCTATGAGACTGAGATCCAAAGAGCAGAACAAGATGATGGAGATGCTGAGCAGGTGATGGTCCACAAATCGCATGCACTGAGAGCATACCTATTGTTTTTTGTTGGCACTTTGATTTTTATGGACAAAAGTGCCACTTATACTGATATCGTCTACCTATGA
- the LOC127082818 gene encoding F-box protein At1g61340: MEIGFSKSLGRKRVIVSENMESFSTFTPLKRVYSGRFNFNYDISLLESLPQDILFHVLCGVDHDDLKQLFHVSRITRQATLIVKESHFQFSTPKKKTYDSSDKSPEIEAPKAPLKKSKESKFSAEELSDISTVLFCVTDCTIDEDYE; the protein is encoded by the exons ATGGAAATAGGATTTTCAAAATCTCTTGGAAGGAAGAGGGTAATTGTTTCTGAAAATATGGAATCTTTTTCAACTTTTACTCCTTTGAAGAGAGTATACAGTGGTAGATTTAATTTCAATTATGATATATCTCTCCTTGAATCACTTCCTCAAGATATTCTG TTTCATGTTTTGTGTGGGGTTGACCATGATGATTTGAAGCAGCTTTTTCATGTATCCAGAATAACACGACAAGCG ACACTTATTGTGAAAGAATCGCATTTTCAATTTAGCACACCAAAGAAGAAAACTTATGATTCAAGTGATAAATCTCCAGAAATTGAAGCTCCAAAAGCTCCATTGAAGAAATCAAAAGAATCAAAGTTTAGTGCGGAAGAACTAAGTGATATCTCTACAGTGTTGTTTTGTGTCACGGATTGCACCATTGATGAAGATTATGAATAG